A window of Streptomyces marispadix contains these coding sequences:
- a CDS encoding Gfo/Idh/MocA family protein, with amino-acid sequence MRFGLLGTGPWAQNTHGPALAAHKDVQLTGVWGRRSDAAAQLAGDLGTRAYDDVDALLTDCDAVAVALPPDVQAPLAVRAAEAGCHLLLDKPVATTPGAARQVTAAAESAGVASVVFFTLRFSEPTAAWIAEQAAAGPWLTGRADWLSPVFGGADSPYTASPWRREKGALWDVGPHALSVLLPVLGDVEDLDAVRAARGHGDTVHVILRHTGGASSTCALSHSVPPAAAGVTAEVRGAAGTATLPQREESPVDALMRAVDALTESARTGEAHACDVRFAQRVTEILTATEAALP; translated from the coding sequence ATGAGATTCGGACTGCTCGGCACGGGCCCCTGGGCGCAGAACACCCATGGCCCGGCGCTCGCCGCACACAAGGACGTACAGCTCACCGGCGTGTGGGGACGCCGCTCCGACGCGGCGGCGCAGCTCGCCGGCGACCTGGGGACCCGCGCCTACGACGACGTCGACGCGCTGCTGACCGACTGCGACGCGGTCGCCGTCGCTCTCCCGCCGGATGTGCAGGCGCCGCTGGCGGTGCGTGCCGCCGAGGCCGGCTGCCATCTGCTGCTGGACAAGCCCGTGGCGACGACACCGGGCGCCGCACGCCAGGTCACGGCCGCGGCGGAGTCCGCGGGCGTGGCGTCCGTCGTCTTCTTCACGCTGCGCTTCAGCGAGCCGACCGCCGCGTGGATCGCCGAACAGGCCGCCGCCGGGCCGTGGTTGACGGGCCGCGCCGACTGGCTCTCGCCCGTCTTCGGCGGTGCCGACTCCCCCTATACGGCCTCGCCCTGGCGCCGGGAGAAGGGCGCGCTGTGGGACGTCGGGCCGCACGCGCTGTCGGTGCTGCTGCCGGTGCTCGGCGACGTGGAGGATCTCGACGCCGTAAGGGCGGCACGCGGCCACGGCGACACCGTGCACGTCATCCTCCGGCACACGGGCGGCGCCTCCAGCACCTGCGCGCTCAGCCACTCCGTGCCGCCCGCCGCTGCCGGTGTCACCGCCGAGGTCAGGGGCGCCGCGGGGACGGCGACGCTGCCGCAGCGGGAGGAGTCTCCGGTCGACGCGTTGATGCGCGCGGTCGACGCGTTGACCGAGTCGGCACGCACCGGCGAGGCACATGCCTGTGATGTCCGTTTCGCCCAGCGGGTCACGGAGATCCTCACGGCCACGGAGGCCGCTCTTCCGTAG
- a CDS encoding response regulator transcription factor encodes MRVVIAEDLFLLRDGLVRMLEAFGFEIAATVDNGPELSRALKELEPDVAVVDVRLPPSFSDEGLQCALEARRRRPGLPVLVLSQHVEQLYARELLADGSGGVGYLLKDRVFDAEQFVDAVRRVAAGGTAMDPQVIQQLLSRRSTEAPMAKLTDREREVMDLMAQGRSNAAIASALVVTERAVGKHTSNIFGKLGLPPSDDDNRRVLAVLAYLDGSDRG; translated from the coding sequence GTGCGCGTCGTCATCGCCGAAGACCTCTTCCTGCTGCGGGACGGCCTGGTCCGGATGCTGGAGGCCTTCGGCTTCGAGATCGCCGCGACCGTGGACAACGGCCCCGAGCTGAGCAGGGCGCTGAAGGAGCTGGAGCCCGACGTGGCCGTCGTCGACGTGCGGCTGCCGCCGTCCTTCAGCGACGAGGGGCTCCAGTGCGCGCTGGAGGCCCGCCGCCGACGCCCCGGGCTGCCGGTGCTGGTGCTCTCGCAGCACGTCGAGCAGCTCTACGCGCGTGAGCTGCTCGCGGACGGCTCGGGCGGCGTCGGTTATCTGCTCAAGGACCGGGTCTTCGACGCGGAGCAGTTCGTCGACGCCGTACGGCGGGTCGCAGCGGGAGGCACCGCGATGGACCCGCAGGTGATCCAGCAGCTTCTCTCACGGCGTTCCACGGAGGCGCCCATGGCGAAGCTCACCGATCGCGAACGGGAAGTGATGGATCTCATGGCGCAGGGCCGGTCCAATGCCGCGATCGCCTCCGCGCTCGTCGTCACCGAGCGGGCCGTCGGAAAGCACACGTCAAATATCTTCGGGAAGTTGGGGCTTCCGCCGTCCGACGACGACAACCGTCGCGTGCTCGCCGTGCTCGCTTATCTGGACGGGTCTGACCGGGGCTGA
- a CDS encoding alpha-N-acetylglucosaminidase, translated as MEDINRRTLLGTAGALGAGVALGPSTGPAAAQAPAVPGFHTAAPADMKHAEAAVRRLLPDHHGQISFTALDGGKERFEVSGKAGAVEIAGTSPAVALTGLHWYLKYTCAAHFSWAGSQADLPERLPAPAARYERSATVPHRFVLNDTHDGYTAPYADWAHWERFIDVLALHGCNEVLVTTGSEAVYHRLLKDFGYSDEEARRWIPAPSHQPWWLLQNLSEYGGPISSALLNKREELGRRIVTRLRELGMHAVLPGYFGTVPDDFSERNTGGRTVPQGDWNGLNRPAWLDPRTSVFRKVAAAYYKHQKDVFGEIRHVKMDLLHEGGKAGDVPVPDAAQAVEKALQAALPGATWVILGWQRNPRRELLDSLQHKDRALVVDGLSDLEKITSRESDWGGVPYAFGTIPNFGGRTTLGAKTQMWTERFTQWRDKTGSKLTGTAYMPEATHRDPLAFELFSELAWREEAVDRKQWFAGYAKLRYGGDDARARAALAALRGTAYEIGSTDGRPHDSIFAARPSLDARSGAHYATHTPAFDLADFDAALTALLDVGESLRGSDAYRYDLADVARQALANRSWLLIGKLKTAYEQEDVAAFRKVANLWLSLMKLSDEMAGTHRSFLLGPWLADARGLGGDTAEQDKLEVTARTLITAWADRPAADRGLLANYANRDWQGLIGDFHLPQWRAYLEELEDALADGRTPKSFDWYAMEDAWTREHKTYPQRPSGDVHRTALRVQEALAKAPFQGSLKTESDPATLPPGASGKFKATFRNESGLRPTGVVDFSLTGLKDAEPQGSTSVLRVDQGSSADVTWRVRAPEDELKDPLRPLEYELAVEYGPEGERRVRMPQQGKLYVAGPLDGGLSTFSTNEAVFGQLGERFAVNGAGDDMWKGTSHFGSVYREGALRSGSAATVRVNAQEETGPWARAGIVARNDLPGAASPGFVSLSVTPRNGVVLSYDSDGDGQLDRYERVTGVGAPVLLRLSRDGRSFKGELSTDDGKNWRSVGTVTVPGVRARQDVGMFMSATNGGTGARGTVEFADWGVR; from the coding sequence GTGGAGGACATCAACAGACGCACACTTCTGGGTACGGCAGGCGCTCTCGGCGCCGGAGTCGCACTGGGCCCGAGCACCGGCCCGGCGGCGGCCCAGGCCCCGGCCGTACCGGGTTTCCACACCGCGGCCCCCGCCGACATGAAGCACGCCGAGGCAGCCGTGCGCCGCCTCCTCCCCGACCACCACGGTCAGATCTCCTTCACCGCGCTCGACGGCGGCAAGGAACGCTTCGAGGTCTCCGGGAAGGCCGGGGCCGTCGAGATCGCGGGCACCTCGCCCGCCGTGGCGCTCACCGGGCTGCACTGGTACCTGAAGTACACGTGCGCAGCGCACTTCTCCTGGGCGGGCAGCCAGGCCGACCTGCCCGAGCGGCTCCCCGCGCCGGCCGCCCGCTACGAGCGCAGCGCCACCGTTCCCCACCGCTTCGTGCTCAACGACACCCACGACGGCTACACCGCCCCCTACGCGGACTGGGCCCACTGGGAGCGCTTCATCGACGTACTGGCGCTGCACGGCTGCAACGAGGTGCTGGTGACGACCGGTTCCGAGGCCGTCTACCACCGGCTGCTGAAGGACTTCGGCTACTCCGACGAGGAGGCGCGGCGCTGGATTCCCGCGCCCTCGCACCAGCCGTGGTGGCTGTTGCAGAACCTCTCCGAGTACGGCGGGCCGATCTCCTCCGCGCTGCTGAACAAGCGCGAGGAACTGGGCAGGCGCATCGTGACGCGGCTGCGCGAACTGGGCATGCACGCCGTGCTCCCCGGCTACTTCGGCACCGTCCCCGACGACTTCTCCGAGCGGAACACCGGCGGCCGTACCGTGCCGCAGGGCGACTGGAACGGCCTGAACAGGCCCGCGTGGCTCGACCCGCGCACATCGGTGTTCCGCAAGGTCGCCGCCGCGTACTACAAGCACCAGAAGGACGTCTTCGGCGAGATCCGGCACGTCAAGATGGATCTGCTGCACGAGGGCGGCAAGGCCGGCGACGTGCCCGTGCCGGACGCGGCACAGGCAGTGGAGAAGGCCCTTCAGGCCGCGCTGCCCGGTGCGACATGGGTGATCCTCGGCTGGCAGAGGAACCCCCGCCGCGAACTGCTCGACTCGCTCCAGCACAAGGACCGCGCTCTGGTCGTCGACGGGCTCTCCGACCTGGAGAAGATCACCAGCCGCGAGAGCGACTGGGGCGGTGTGCCCTACGCGTTCGGCACCATCCCCAACTTCGGCGGCCGTACGACGCTGGGCGCGAAGACCCAGATGTGGACCGAGCGGTTCACACAGTGGCGGGACAAGACCGGCAGCAAGCTGACCGGCACCGCCTATATGCCGGAGGCCACCCACCGCGATCCTCTCGCCTTCGAGCTGTTCAGCGAGCTGGCCTGGCGGGAGGAGGCCGTCGACCGTAAGCAGTGGTTCGCCGGTTACGCGAAGCTGCGCTACGGCGGCGACGACGCGCGGGCACGCGCCGCGCTCGCCGCGCTGCGCGGCACCGCGTACGAGATCGGCAGCACCGACGGCCGCCCGCACGACAGCATCTTCGCGGCGCGGCCCAGCCTGGACGCGCGTTCCGGAGCCCACTACGCCACCCACACCCCGGCGTTCGACCTCGCCGACTTCGACGCCGCGCTGACGGCGCTGCTGGACGTGGGCGAATCGCTGCGCGGCAGCGACGCCTACCGCTACGACCTCGCGGACGTCGCACGCCAGGCGCTCGCGAACCGTTCGTGGCTGCTGATCGGGAAGCTGAAGACGGCGTACGAGCAGGAGGACGTGGCCGCCTTCCGCAAGGTGGCCAATCTGTGGCTGTCGCTGATGAAGCTCAGCGACGAGATGGCCGGCACTCACCGCTCCTTCCTGCTGGGCCCCTGGCTGGCCGACGCACGCGGACTGGGCGGCGACACCGCCGAGCAGGACAAGCTGGAAGTCACCGCACGCACGCTGATCACCGCCTGGGCGGACCGTCCGGCCGCCGACAGGGGCCTGCTAGCCAACTACGCGAACCGCGACTGGCAGGGCCTCATCGGCGACTTCCACCTGCCGCAGTGGCGCGCCTATCTGGAGGAGCTGGAGGACGCCCTCGCCGACGGCAGGACGCCCAAGAGCTTCGACTGGTACGCGATGGAGGACGCCTGGACGCGGGAGCACAAGACGTATCCGCAGCGGCCCTCGGGGGACGTGCACCGGACCGCGCTCCGCGTGCAGGAAGCGCTCGCCAAGGCGCCGTTCCAGGGCAGCCTCAAGACCGAGTCCGATCCGGCGACGCTGCCTCCGGGGGCGTCGGGGAAGTTCAAGGCCACCTTCCGCAACGAGAGCGGACTGCGCCCGACCGGAGTCGTCGACTTCTCCCTCACCGGGCTGAAGGACGCCGAGCCGCAGGGTTCGACGTCGGTGCTGCGCGTGGATCAGGGCAGCAGCGCCGACGTGACCTGGCGGGTGCGGGCGCCGGAGGACGAGCTGAAGGATCCGCTGAGGCCGCTGGAGTACGAACTCGCCGTGGAGTACGGCCCGGAGGGCGAGCGCCGGGTCCGCATGCCGCAGCAGGGCAAGCTCTATGTGGCGGGCCCGCTGGACGGCGGGCTGTCGACGTTCAGCACCAACGAGGCCGTGTTCGGTCAGCTCGGCGAGCGCTTCGCCGTCAACGGCGCCGGCGACGACATGTGGAAGGGCACCTCCCACTTCGGTTCCGTCTACCGTGAGGGCGCCCTGCGCAGCGGCAGCGCGGCGACCGTGCGCGTCAACGCGCAGGAGGAGACCGGGCCTTGGGCGCGTGCGGGGATCGTCGCACGCAACGATCTGCCCGGTGCTGCGTCGCCCGGATTCGTCAGCCTGTCTGTGACGCCGCGCAACGGCGTGGTCCTCTCCTACGACTCCGACGGCGACGGACAGCTCGACCGGTACGAGCGTGTCACCGGGGTCGGCGCCCCCGTACTGCTGCGCCTCAGCCGCGACGGGCGGTCCTTCAAGGGCGAACTGTCCACGGACGACGGGAAGAACTGGCGCTCCGTGGGGACCGTGACCGTTCCGGGCGTGCGTGCCCGGCAGGACGTCGGGATGTTCATGTCGGCGACGAACGGCGGCACGGGAGCCCGGGGCACGGTGGAGTTCGCCGACTGGGGCGTGCGCTGA
- a CDS encoding LacI family DNA-binding transcriptional regulator: MTAPPSALPATRLADIAGQAQVSEATVSRVLNGRAGVADSTRQRVLAALDLLGYERPVRLRPRSAGLVGLVIPELTNPIFPAFAQVIEQSLTSNGYTPVLGTQIPGGATEDELVDQLVERSVTGVIFLSGLHADLTADPARYARLTGRGVPYVLVNGYNERIAAPFVSPDDRAAARVAVRHLRELGHRRIGLAVGPDRFVPVRRKAQGFAEELESEGPRPASGLVRHTLFTVEGGHAAAIALLDEGCTGIVCGSDLMALGAVRAVRQQGLDVPRDVSVVGYDDSELNAFTDPPLTTVRQPVRAMANAAVNTLLEEIRGNPVPRAEFVFQPELVVRGSTGQAPAPARDEGRSRARSG; the protein is encoded by the coding sequence ATGACGGCTCCGCCCTCGGCGCTGCCCGCCACCCGCCTCGCCGACATAGCAGGGCAGGCGCAGGTCAGCGAGGCCACCGTCAGCCGTGTCCTCAACGGCCGTGCGGGCGTGGCCGATTCGACCCGGCAGCGGGTGCTCGCCGCCCTCGACCTGCTCGGCTACGAGCGGCCCGTACGGCTGCGCCCACGCAGCGCCGGACTCGTCGGACTGGTCATCCCCGAGCTGACCAACCCCATCTTCCCGGCCTTCGCCCAGGTCATCGAGCAGTCCCTCACCAGCAACGGATACACGCCCGTGCTCGGCACCCAGATTCCCGGCGGAGCCACCGAGGACGAACTCGTCGACCAGCTCGTCGAGCGCTCCGTCACGGGCGTGATCTTCCTCTCCGGGCTGCACGCCGACCTCACCGCCGACCCCGCCCGCTACGCACGGCTCACCGGCCGGGGCGTGCCGTACGTCCTGGTCAACGGCTACAACGAGCGGATCGCCGCGCCCTTCGTCTCACCCGACGACCGTGCCGCGGCCCGCGTCGCCGTACGGCATCTGCGCGAACTCGGGCACCGCCGCATCGGACTCGCCGTCGGCCCCGACCGGTTCGTGCCGGTGCGCCGCAAGGCGCAGGGATTCGCGGAGGAGCTGGAGAGCGAAGGCCCCCGCCCGGCCAGCGGCTTGGTACGGCACACCCTGTTCACCGTCGAGGGCGGCCACGCCGCCGCCATCGCCCTCCTCGACGAGGGCTGTACGGGCATCGTGTGCGGAAGCGACCTGATGGCGCTGGGTGCCGTAAGAGCCGTACGGCAACAGGGACTCGACGTCCCCCGGGACGTATCGGTCGTCGGCTACGACGACTCGGAGCTGAACGCCTTCACCGATCCGCCGCTGACGACCGTGCGCCAGCCGGTACGCGCCATGGCCAACGCGGCGGTGAACACCCTGCTGGAGGAGATCCGCGGAAACCCCGTGCCCCGCGCGGAGTTCGTCTTCCAGCCGGAACTCGTCGTACGCGGTTCCACGGGCCAGGCACCCGCGCCCGCACGCGACGAAGGAAGATCCCGGGCGCGGAGCGGGTGA
- a CDS encoding glycoside hydrolase family 13 protein has translation MTQLPVHTGTLALDDHRATRQEATGWWRDAVIYQVYPRSFADADGDGMGDLAGVRSRLPYLAGLGVDAVWLSPFYASPQADGGYDVTDYRAVDPRFGELADAAALIEDAHGLGLRVIVDIVPNHSSDRHDWFVRALEEGPGSPARARYHFRPGRGEAGELPPNDWESVFGGPAWTRVKNPDGSDGEWYLHLFAPEQPDFDWQHPAVRDEFRTVLRFWLDLGVDGFRVDVAHGLVKAPGLPDAGGTGQLRLLGSAPLPFFDQDGVHEIYRDWRRVLEEYPGERIAVAEAWTPDSRRTARYVREDELHQAFNFHYLQTDWDADALRVAVEESLDAMRPVGAPTTWVLSNHDVVRHRTRLGGGLPRARAAALLMLALPGSAYIYQGEELGLPEVADLPDESRQDPSFFRDNGQDGLRDGCRVPLPWEQKGSSFGFGDGGSWLPQPDGWGELSVAAQYGRPDSTLELYRTALRLRHELPDLGAGESVEWLPAPRGVLAFRRGDFVCTANTGDGPAELHGVAGELILASGPYDGAGPLPADTTAWWSTGKHAGGSNGGPGGTRASAGPGDGPGSGDGPGPATGTAA, from the coding sequence ATGACCCAGCTTCCCGTACACACCGGCACACTTGCCTTGGACGACCACCGCGCAACGCGGCAGGAGGCCACCGGGTGGTGGCGCGACGCCGTCATCTACCAGGTCTATCCGCGCTCGTTCGCCGACGCCGACGGTGACGGCATGGGCGACCTCGCGGGCGTGCGCTCCCGGCTGCCGTATCTCGCCGGGCTCGGTGTCGACGCGGTGTGGCTCAGCCCCTTCTACGCCTCCCCGCAGGCCGACGGCGGCTACGACGTGACCGACTACCGCGCCGTCGACCCTCGCTTCGGCGAACTCGCCGACGCCGCCGCCCTGATCGAGGACGCCCACGGCCTCGGGCTGCGCGTCATCGTCGACATCGTGCCCAACCACTCGTCGGACAGGCACGATTGGTTCGTTCGCGCACTGGAGGAGGGGCCCGGCTCACCGGCCCGCGCCCGCTACCACTTCCGGCCCGGCAGGGGCGAGGCAGGCGAACTCCCGCCCAACGACTGGGAGTCGGTCTTCGGCGGCCCCGCCTGGACGCGGGTGAAGAACCCCGACGGCAGCGACGGCGAGTGGTATCTGCACCTCTTCGCACCCGAGCAGCCCGATTTCGACTGGCAACACCCCGCCGTGCGCGACGAGTTCCGCACCGTGCTGCGCTTCTGGCTCGACCTCGGCGTCGACGGCTTCCGCGTCGACGTCGCACACGGCCTCGTCAAGGCGCCCGGTCTGCCCGACGCCGGAGGCACGGGGCAGTTGCGCCTGCTGGGCAGCGCGCCGCTGCCGTTCTTCGACCAGGACGGTGTGCATGAGATCTACCGCGACTGGCGGCGCGTACTGGAGGAGTACCCGGGCGAGCGCATCGCCGTCGCCGAGGCGTGGACGCCCGACTCCCGCCGCACCGCCCGCTACGTACGGGAGGACGAGCTGCACCAGGCGTTCAACTTCCACTATCTCCAGACCGATTGGGACGCGGACGCGCTGCGCGTCGCCGTAGAGGAGTCGCTCGACGCGATGCGCCCCGTCGGCGCGCCCACGACCTGGGTGCTCTCCAACCACGACGTGGTACGCCACCGCACCCGCCTCGGCGGCGGCCTGCCCAGGGCACGCGCCGCGGCCCTGCTGATGCTGGCGCTGCCCGGCTCCGCCTACATCTACCAGGGCGAGGAGCTGGGCCTGCCCGAGGTCGCCGACCTGCCCGACGAGTCACGCCAGGACCCCTCCTTCTTCCGCGACAACGGGCAGGACGGACTGCGCGACGGCTGCCGCGTACCGCTGCCGTGGGAACAGAAGGGAAGCTCCTTCGGGTTCGGCGACGGCGGGAGCTGGCTGCCGCAGCCCGACGGCTGGGGCGAGCTGTCCGTCGCCGCACAGTACGGGCGGCCCGACTCCACGCTGGAGCTGTACCGCACGGCGCTGCGGCTGCGCCATGAGCTGCCCGACCTCGGCGCGGGCGAGTCCGTCGAGTGGCTGCCCGCACCGCGGGGTGTGCTCGCGTTCCGCCGCGGCGACTTCGTATGCACGGCCAACACAGGTGACGGCCCGGCCGAACTGCACGGCGTCGCGGGGGAGTTGATCCTCGCGAGCGGCCCGTACGACGGTGCGGGGCCGCTCCCGGCCGACACGACCGCCTGGTGGAGCACGGGGAAGCACGCCGGCGGCAGCAATGGCGGGCCCGGTGGCACCCGCGCGAGCGCGGGCCCCGGCGACGGCCCCGGCTCCGGCGACGGCCCCGGCCCCGCCACCGGAACGGCCGCATGA
- a CDS encoding sugar ABC transporter permease has protein sequence MALTKTAAAPARRRRRGERGPLAALGLHTGLLTATAVALFPPLWLLVTSFKPKSESFTTALVRHFTLDNYTHVVADTYFLTWLGNSLLVVVGTTLIGVFVAATAGYALSRFRFPGMRPLMWVLLITQMFPMAVLIVPLYNTMASLGLLNQPVGLIVTYLTVAVPFCAWMMKGFFDTVPVDIDESGRVDGLTPFGTFWRLVLPLARPGLAVTGFYTFVTAWAEVAYATAFMTGEENLTLAGGLQTFVNRYGSDWGSMTAAAVIVAVPAAVVFGFAQRHLVAGLTAGATKS, from the coding sequence ATGGCCCTCACGAAGACCGCTGCCGCGCCCGCGAGGCGGAGGAGGCGGGGCGAGCGGGGGCCGCTCGCCGCGTTGGGACTGCACACGGGACTGCTCACGGCGACGGCCGTCGCGCTCTTCCCGCCGCTGTGGCTGCTGGTGACGTCGTTCAAGCCGAAGAGCGAGTCGTTCACCACCGCCCTGGTCCGCCACTTCACCCTCGACAACTACACCCACGTCGTCGCCGACACCTACTTCCTCACCTGGCTGGGCAATTCACTGCTCGTCGTCGTCGGTACGACCCTGATCGGCGTCTTCGTCGCGGCCACCGCGGGCTACGCCCTCAGCCGCTTCCGCTTTCCCGGTATGCGGCCCCTGATGTGGGTGCTGCTGATCACGCAGATGTTCCCCATGGCGGTGCTGATCGTGCCGCTGTACAACACGATGGCGAGCCTGGGCCTGCTCAACCAGCCCGTCGGGCTGATCGTCACGTATCTGACGGTGGCCGTCCCGTTCTGCGCCTGGATGATGAAGGGCTTCTTCGACACCGTTCCCGTCGACATCGACGAGTCGGGACGCGTCGACGGGCTCACGCCCTTCGGGACCTTCTGGCGGCTGGTGCTGCCGCTGGCCAGACCGGGCCTCGCCGTCACCGGCTTCTACACGTTCGTGACCGCGTGGGCCGAAGTCGCCTACGCCACGGCCTTCATGACGGGAGAGGAGAACCTCACCCTCGCGGGCGGTCTCCAGACCTTCGTCAACCGGTACGGCTCCGACTGGGGTTCCATGACCGCGGCCGCCGTCATCGTCGCCGTGCCGGCGGCGGTCGTCTTCGGCTTCGCCCAGCGCCATCTCGTCGCGGGGCTGACGGCCGGGGCGACGAAGTCCTGA
- a CDS encoding carbohydrate ABC transporter permease, protein MAVETTRRAATADAGGGDSGAARAGGRGTGNETGRTGGSESASSGTGGRGGAVAGLRRAAQVHWYAWAMVAPVVAVIATIVGYPLLRGVWLSLTDADEANVERVIGVNHLPATYRFTGLDNYEAILGDSVFWDRLGWTVVWTVGCVGVTFLLGLTLAVMLNRQVRGRSFYRIGMIVPWGIPAFVSVFAWKMLFNEKNGLLNKVLDGGGIEAVPWLGDPVWAKVAVIAVNVWLGVPFMIVAMLGALQGIPGELYEAAEMDGAGPWQRFRNITLPGVRSVSSTVVLLSTIWTFNMFPVIYLLTRGGPEDSTEILVTYAFRLSFINSPRDYATSAAWGVLILVLLSLFTVVYRRTLRRQGEVW, encoded by the coding sequence ATGGCTGTGGAGACCACACGCCGGGCGGCTACCGCGGACGCGGGCGGCGGCGACAGCGGCGCCGCCCGCGCCGGGGGACGCGGCACCGGGAACGAGACGGGCCGGACCGGCGGGAGCGAGAGCGCAAGCAGCGGGACGGGCGGACGGGGCGGTGCCGTGGCCGGGCTGCGCAGGGCGGCCCAAGTCCACTGGTACGCCTGGGCGATGGTCGCCCCGGTCGTCGCCGTCATCGCGACGATCGTCGGCTATCCGCTGCTGCGCGGCGTCTGGCTGTCGCTGACCGACGCCGACGAGGCGAACGTCGAGCGCGTCATCGGCGTCAACCACCTGCCGGCGACATACAGGTTCACCGGACTCGACAACTACGAGGCGATCCTCGGCGACAGCGTCTTCTGGGACCGCCTCGGCTGGACCGTGGTGTGGACCGTCGGCTGTGTGGGCGTCACGTTCCTGCTCGGCCTGACGCTGGCCGTGATGCTCAACAGGCAGGTGCGCGGCCGGTCGTTCTACCGGATCGGCATGATCGTGCCGTGGGGGATACCGGCGTTCGTCTCGGTCTTCGCCTGGAAGATGCTCTTCAACGAGAAGAACGGCCTGCTCAACAAGGTGCTCGACGGCGGCGGCATAGAGGCCGTGCCGTGGCTCGGCGACCCGGTGTGGGCCAAGGTCGCCGTCATCGCCGTCAACGTGTGGCTCGGCGTGCCCTTCATGATCGTCGCGATGCTCGGCGCGCTCCAGGGCATACCCGGTGAGCTGTACGAGGCGGCCGAGATGGACGGTGCGGGGCCCTGGCAGCGGTTCCGCAACATCACGCTGCCGGGCGTCAGAAGCGTCAGCAGCACCGTGGTCCTGCTCAGCACCATCTGGACCTTCAACATGTTCCCCGTGATCTACCTGCTCACCAGGGGCGGCCCGGAGGACTCCACCGAGATCCTCGTGACGTACGCCTTCCGGCTGTCGTTCATCAACAGCCCGCGGGACTACGCCACTTCGGCCGCCTGGGGCGTGCTGATCCTGGTGCTGCTGTCGCTGTTCACGGTCGTATACAGGCGGACGCTGCGCCGCCAGGGAGAGGTGTGGTGA
- a CDS encoding extracellular solute-binding protein, which yields MRRGNGFMLSAAVAVLALTATACGGDGGDSSAAKGGVSGTVTYWDTSNDAEKGTYKKIAEDFEKRHPKVDVKYVHVNFGDANQKFKNAAGGNSGAPDVMRTEVAWVADFANLGYLAPLDGTPAIDKPSDYIKNAAGSTRFKGRTYALPQVTDTLGLFYNKKMLKEAGVEVPKSFDELKKSAKKIKSRTGKTALYLRGDDPYWFLPYLYGEGGDLVDPTAKKVTVDDGPGAKAFARMKDLVDSKAAVTDSSDGQENGLKAFQDGDVAMIVDGPWDIAGALQGKEFKDDKDNLGVAPVPAGSKDRGSPQGGWNLSVYAGSKNLRTAQEFAKYMSSAEVQQRTTEELSLLPTRRSVYDEPSVAKNAMVEFFKPAVDNAVQRPWIAEGNSLFEPVRGQMDAVLTGGRSPKEAAGKVGDEFRKLLKDENYK from the coding sequence ATGCGGCGTGGCAACGGATTCATGCTCTCCGCGGCCGTGGCGGTGCTCGCACTGACGGCGACCGCCTGCGGCGGGGACGGCGGCGACAGCAGCGCGGCCAAGGGCGGTGTGTCAGGCACCGTCACGTACTGGGACACCTCGAACGACGCCGAGAAGGGCACGTACAAGAAGATCGCGGAGGACTTCGAGAAGAGGCATCCGAAGGTCGACGTGAAGTACGTGCACGTCAACTTCGGTGACGCGAACCAGAAGTTCAAGAACGCCGCCGGCGGCAACTCCGGCGCCCCCGACGTGATGCGCACCGAGGTCGCCTGGGTCGCCGACTTCGCCAACCTCGGCTATCTCGCGCCGCTCGACGGTACGCCCGCGATCGACAAGCCGTCCGACTACATCAAGAACGCCGCGGGCAGCACCCGCTTCAAGGGCCGTACATATGCGCTGCCGCAGGTCACCGACACGCTGGGCCTCTTCTACAACAAGAAGATGCTCAAGGAGGCCGGGGTCGAAGTGCCCAAGTCCTTCGACGAGTTGAAGAAGTCCGCGAAGAAGATCAAGAGCAGGACCGGCAAGACCGCCCTCTATCTGCGCGGCGACGATCCGTACTGGTTCCTGCCGTATCTCTACGGCGAGGGCGGCGACCTGGTCGATCCGACCGCGAAGAAGGTCACCGTCGACGACGGGCCCGGCGCCAAGGCGTTCGCCAGGATGAAGGACCTCGTCGACTCCAAGGCAGCCGTCACCGACAGCAGCGACGGCCAGGAGAACGGGCTCAAGGCGTTCCAGGACGGCGACGTCGCCATGATCGTCGACGGGCCGTGGGACATCGCGGGGGCCTTGCAGGGCAAGGAGTTCAAGGACGACAAGGACAACCTCGGCGTCGCTCCCGTTCCCGCGGGCAGCAAGGACAGGGGATCGCCGCAGGGCGGCTGGAACCTCTCCGTGTACGCCGGCAGCAAGAACTTGCGTACGGCGCAGGAGTTCGCGAAGTACATGAGCTCAGCCGAGGTGCAGCAGCGCACCACCGAGGAGCTGAGCCTGCTGCCCACGCGCCGCTCCGTCTACGACGAGCCGTCCGTGGCGAAGAACGCGATGGTCGAGTTCTTCAAGCCCGCCGTCGACAACGCCGTGCAGCGGCCGTGGATCGCGGAGGGCAACTCCCTCTTCGAGCCGGTACGGGGCCAGATGGACGCCGTGCTCACCGGCGGGCGCAGCCCGAAGGAGGCCGCCGGAAAGGTCGGCGACGAGTTCCGCAAGCTGCTCAAGGACGAGAACTACAAGTAA